A region of Chloracidobacterium sp. DNA encodes the following proteins:
- a CDS encoding DUF2779 domain-containing protein, with amino-acid sequence MSEWEYPLHFLDYETFAYAIPQFDGIKPFQQMCFQYSLHTIDQPGAELRHREYLSRGNDGPPRSVAEHLRDSMSGGIGTVFVWYEAFEKGRNTEMAEMFPDLADFFNEVNAKTYDLMKIFSENLYIHPDFKGKTSIKKVLPVLVPSLSYQELGISEGMAATIKWFRAATWTSMNDAERLTIFNDLQEYCELDTFAMVEIFRVLAAL; translated from the coding sequence ATGAGCGAATGGGAATATCCGCTTCATTTTCTCGACTACGAAACGTTTGCATATGCAATCCCGCAGTTCGACGGCATTAAACCTTTTCAGCAGATGTGTTTTCAGTATTCGCTGCACACGATCGATCAACCAGGAGCGGAACTGCGACACCGCGAATATTTATCCCGCGGTAATGACGGCCCGCCGCGTTCAGTCGCCGAGCATTTACGCGATTCAATGTCAGGCGGCATCGGCACAGTTTTTGTCTGGTACGAAGCGTTTGAAAAGGGCCGCAACACGGAAATGGCCGAAATGTTTCCCGACCTCGCAGACTTCTTTAACGAGGTAAATGCCAAGACCTACGACCTGATGAAGATCTTTTCAGAAAATCTCTATATTCATCCTGACTTCAAAGGCAAGACATCGATCAAGAAGGTTCTGCCGGTTCTCGTGCCGTCGCTTTCGTATCAAGAACTCGGCATAAGCGAAGGCATGGCAGCGACAATAAAATGGTTTCGTGCCGCGACGTGGACGAGTATGAACGATGCCGAGCGGTTGACTATATTCAACGATCTTCAGGAATACTGCGAACTGGATACATTCGCGATGGTCGAGATCTTTCGAGTGCTTGCTGCGTTATAA
- a CDS encoding M20/M25/M40 family metallo-hydrolase yields the protein MNFLAGDAMQGRQSGTVFEWIAAEYIGSQFMQFGLEPAGDKDASGKETFVQAVVKPRQTWNAIGKITGTDKKLSAEVILISAHLDHLGVRENVPGDDKIYNGADDDASGSIAVLELARVLGSGHKPKRTVYFVCFGSEEIGGVGATYFVNNLPFPKEKLVANLEFEMIGRPDAKVKPEELWLTGYERSNLGPELAKRGAKLVQDPHPEQNFFRRSDNYTLAKQGIIAHTVSSFGIHSDYHKVSDEIKTIDFVHMTQAINSMVASVQWLVNSDFKPSWNEGKKP from the coding sequence ATGAACTTTCTCGCCGGCGATGCGATGCAGGGACGTCAAAGTGGAACGGTGTTTGAATGGATCGCGGCTGAATATATCGGTTCGCAATTCATGCAGTTTGGCCTCGAACCGGCAGGTGATAAAGATGCCTCAGGAAAAGAGACTTTTGTTCAGGCTGTTGTTAAGCCGCGACAAACATGGAACGCGATCGGAAAGATCACCGGAACAGATAAAAAACTCTCGGCGGAAGTAATTCTTATAAGTGCGCATCTCGACCATTTAGGAGTGCGTGAAAATGTGCCTGGCGATGACAAAATTTATAACGGTGCAGATGACGATGCTTCAGGCTCGATAGCGGTTTTGGAACTTGCCCGCGTGTTGGGCAGCGGACACAAGCCTAAACGAACAGTTTATTTTGTATGTTTTGGCAGTGAGGAAATTGGCGGCGTTGGTGCGACATATTTCGTCAACAATCTTCCTTTTCCTAAAGAAAAACTGGTTGCAAATCTTGAATTTGAGATGATCGGCCGTCCTGATGCGAAGGTTAAGCCCGAGGAACTTTGGTTGACCGGCTATGAGCGTTCAAATCTCGGGCCTGAACTCGCAAAGCGTGGTGCCAAGCTTGTTCAAGATCCGCATCCGGAGCAGAATTTCTTTCGCAGATCAGATAATTACACGCTAGCTAAGCAAGGAATTATCGCCCACACAGTTTCCAGTTTTGGCATTCACTCCGATTATCATAAGGTCAGCGACGAGATCAAAACGATTGACTTTGTGCATATGACGCAGGCTATCAACTCGATGGTCGCGTCCGTGCAATGGCTGGTTAATTCTGATTTCAAGCCGTCTTGGAACGAAGGTAAGAAGCCTTAA
- a CDS encoding VWA domain-containing protein — MRLRMFFPLLMFMLGISVCAFAQTPKPTENDEVIRVDTQLVDVPIAVVSANGTPLRGLKASNFIVTEDGKRQEIVDFSTTTEPFEVALLLDTSGSARLDLRLIQSAAQSFVASLRPGDRVAIIAYSTERKDNQAFAVEEVVSPLTSDRKLLRTAIDSVRTSNSTPYYDSLMKVVNNVFRDPPQEQFRGRRALVALTDGVDSVSSSDFYEVKEALSDAGIISFFIQVDTRDDFESQLSGDCNLAIRFSTAQIRRYYRGIKGKGMERATSFCQLGEFERLAVSKTLYETADAEMHDLAKTSGGKVFPVGDLSEARAAFKIVADEIGTKYSIGYYSSNEKRDGTYRKIKIELKGLPAGATVRSREGYTAPAN, encoded by the coding sequence ATGCGTTTGAGAATGTTTTTTCCATTGCTGATGTTTATGCTTGGAATTTCTGTTTGCGCTTTTGCACAGACGCCGAAGCCGACCGAGAATGACGAGGTCATTCGAGTCGATACGCAGCTTGTCGATGTGCCTATTGCGGTTGTTTCGGCAAACGGCACGCCGCTGCGTGGATTGAAGGCCTCAAACTTTATCGTCACCGAAGACGGCAAGCGGCAGGAGATCGTCGATTTTTCCACAACGACCGAACCTTTCGAAGTTGCTCTGCTGCTCGACACTTCCGGCTCGGCAAGGTTGGACCTGCGCCTGATACAAAGCGCGGCTCAGTCATTTGTAGCTTCACTGAGGCCCGGCGACCGCGTTGCGATCATTGCGTACAGCACTGAACGCAAGGACAATCAGGCGTTTGCCGTGGAAGAGGTCGTTAGTCCGCTCACGTCCGACCGTAAACTGCTTCGCACGGCGATCGACAGTGTCAGGACCAGCAACAGCACTCCTTACTACGACTCGCTGATGAAGGTCGTGAATAATGTTTTTCGCGATCCGCCGCAGGAGCAATTTCGCGGACGGCGAGCGCTGGTTGCATTGACTGACGGTGTAGATTCTGTAAGCTCTTCGGATTTTTATGAGGTCAAGGAAGCTCTCAGTGATGCCGGGATCATATCTTTTTTTATCCAGGTTGACACGCGAGACGATTTCGAATCTCAGCTTTCCGGAGACTGCAACTTGGCGATACGCTTTTCTACTGCACAGATCAGGCGCTACTATCGTGGCATAAAGGGCAAGGGTATGGAAAGAGCTACAAGTTTTTGCCAGCTTGGCGAATTTGAGCGGCTTGCGGTCAGCAAAACGCTATATGAAACAGCGGACGCCGAGATGCATGACCTTGCCAAAACTTCGGGCGGGAAAGTATTTCCCGTCGGCGATCTCAGCGAGGCACGAGCAGCCTTTAAGATTGTCGCAGACGAGATCGGAACAAAGTATTCTATCGGCTATTATTCGTCGAACGAAAAACGCGACGGAACTTATCGCAAGATAAAAATTGAACTCAAGGGTTTGCCCGCCGGAGCCACGGTAAGGTCTCGCGAAGGTTATACCGCCCCCGCAAACTGA
- a CDS encoding phosphopentomutase, with the protein MKSKYKRVCLMVLDSAGIGEMPDAAAWGDAGSDTLGHILESRHVNIPNLQAMGLGNIAPLNGLGAVERPTGSYGKCTLKSDGKDTTTGHWEMAGIILEQGFPKFPDGFPPRIIDEFIAKANVPGVLGNVPASGTEIIKELGEEHVRTGKPIVYTSADSVFQIAAHEEVVHIDRLYEMCEIARNILQGDDQVARVIARPFLGDNAEDFKRTENRHDYAVPPPRNLLPKLKDAGLDVVCIGKIASIYDGIGVTEELTAKNNDQTIDQTINALNADSHGLIFCNLVDFDMLYGHRRDTEGYAKALEHFDTRLPEIIDAMNIDDLLIMTADHGNDPTYRGSDHTREYVPLLVYGKAAAPGVCLGTRQSLSDIGQTIAENFGVRIDDGISFLTNICVSSEA; encoded by the coding sequence ATGAAGTCGAAATATAAACGTGTCTGTTTGATGGTGTTGGATAGTGCCGGTATCGGTGAAATGCCCGATGCTGCGGCGTGGGGCGACGCAGGTTCTGATACGCTTGGTCACATTCTCGAATCACGCCACGTTAACATTCCGAACCTACAGGCAATGGGGCTTGGAAACATTGCGCCGCTCAACGGACTTGGAGCGGTTGAACGTCCAACGGGTTCATACGGCAAATGCACGCTCAAGTCCGATGGTAAAGATACGACGACTGGTCATTGGGAAATGGCAGGCATAATTCTTGAACAGGGTTTCCCAAAATTTCCGGACGGGTTTCCGCCGAGGATCATAGATGAGTTTATTGCCAAAGCTAATGTTCCGGGCGTGCTCGGTAATGTCCCGGCAAGCGGCACTGAAATTATAAAGGAACTTGGAGAAGAGCACGTCCGCACGGGAAAGCCGATCGTTTACACTTCGGCAGACAGTGTTTTTCAAATAGCCGCTCACGAGGAAGTCGTACATATCGACCGCCTCTATGAAATGTGCGAGATCGCCAGGAACATTCTGCAAGGTGATGATCAAGTTGCCCGCGTGATCGCAAGGCCTTTTCTCGGAGACAATGCCGAAGATTTTAAGCGCACTGAGAATCGTCACGACTACGCAGTGCCGCCGCCGAGAAACCTCTTGCCAAAGCTGAAAGATGCCGGGCTTGATGTCGTGTGCATCGGCAAGATCGCATCCATCTATGATGGAATCGGCGTGACGGAAGAATTGACCGCAAAGAACAACGACCAAACAATCGATCAGACGATCAATGCTTTGAATGCCGATTCACATGGACTTATATTCTGCAATTTGGTCGATTTTGACATGCTGTACGGCCACCGACGCGATACGGAAGGCTATGCGAAGGCCCTTGAGCATTTCGATACACGATTGCCGGAGATCATCGACGCCATGAACATTGACGACTTGCTCATTATGACCGCCGACCATGGCAATGATCCGACATATCGCGGCTCGGACCATACACGCGAATATGTGCCGTTGCTTGTTTACGGTAAAGCCGCCGCACCGGGCGTATGTCTGGGTACGCGGCAATCGCTATCGGACATCGGGCAGACTATTGCGGAGAATTTCGGAGTAAGAATTGACGACGGGATCAGTTTCTTAACGAACATTTGCGTGTCTTCTGAAGCCTGA
- the trxA gene encoding thioredoxin → MAHFAKEATDTNFETDVLGSDKPVLVDFWAEWCGPCRMIAPTVEAIAEEYQEKAGVFKMNVDENMNVPQQFGIRGIPTLIVFKSGKEQERIVGAVTREAIAKVIDKYV, encoded by the coding sequence ATGGCACATTTTGCAAAAGAAGCAACAGACACAAATTTTGAAACCGATGTTTTAGGCTCGGACAAGCCCGTATTGGTGGACTTTTGGGCCGAATGGTGCGGCCCTTGCCGCATGATCGCCCCGACCGTCGAGGCTATCGCCGAAGAGTATCAGGAAAAGGCGGGTGTCTTTAAGATGAACGTTGACGAAAACATGAACGTCCCGCAGCAGTTCGGAATTCGCGGCATTCCGACGTTGATCGTCTTCAAAAGCGGCAAAGAACAAGAACGCATAGTGGGCGCCGTCACCCGCGAAGCGATCGCCAAGGTCATCGACAAATACGTTTAG
- a CDS encoding VCBS repeat-containing protein → MQRLIIFTIIGIAAVMYFMLSVTGSEHVAANPASEVSVPLGGTCSSQVLWDQMSNFGTNGTASQDFETANNAFDAEAMEDFTVTSGQSWAIQKIVARGIYFNGSGPADSFNVRIGSSVFNGLSYTKNGDEFEITLPSSVTLQTGIYWASVQARMDFTPGGQWAWANRAAFPSLSVAQWKNPGGGYSIPQCVNFANRGAVCGIDPSFPEQAFRLEGFIVTGSCSTPTATSTPTPTVSGSPSSTPTNTVSSTPTTTPTSTPTATPTIPPIVLTINSLNDPGNGVCDDNECTLREAINAVNENGPGEDFITFAGSLFPAPQVIELQTALPSINTPMALLGPGANKLTVRRADGAADFSVFSIAGVSSNVRLEGMTIANGRAEYGGGIVSFGNLTLNYVHITGNYASNVGGGVHLRVFFTPINAVFNGCTISGNTAGDFGGAGIGFYGESGSNLKILNSTISANNSTTGAGGGILFFSAIDESTLNVVNSTIANNSAGTGGGIYTTASPVDQATTTLRNTIIANNSPNNLSAFIQPEATYVSQGFNLTNDNGGGYLNATGDKINAFPRLAPLGNYGGTTPTHALLSRSDALDAGNNAGSGVIYDQRLSMRPKDLASIPNAADGTDIGSYEAEGLPSQALFDYDGDSKTDISVFRPTDGAWYIQQSQAGLYGTLFGFGSDKIAPADYDGDGKTDIAVYRPSTGIWYVLKSSDGTVEYYVFGLAEDLPTPADYDGDGKADVSVFRPSTGTWYRQNSSNGSFSGIQFGAGEDKPTVGDFDGDGKSDIAVFRPSSGAWYRINSGDGSLYGELFGFGTDIIAPADYDGDGKTDLGAYRATDGIWYLKYSSNSVYDYKVFGLASDIPAPGDFDGDGKTDINVFRPSDGTWYRQNSSNGAFIAFQFGATGDKPTMTAFRY, encoded by the coding sequence ATGCAAAGACTGATCATTTTTACCATTATTGGCATAGCCGCAGTTATGTATTTTATGTTGTCCGTTACCGGCAGTGAGCATGTAGCCGCAAACCCGGCTTCCGAGGTCTCAGTGCCGCTAGGAGGTACATGTTCTTCGCAAGTGCTCTGGGACCAGATGAGCAACTTTGGAACGAACGGAACGGCGTCGCAGGATTTTGAGACTGCCAATAACGCATTCGATGCCGAGGCGATGGAAGATTTCACGGTCACGTCGGGTCAAAGCTGGGCGATACAAAAGATAGTTGCACGCGGCATCTACTTCAACGGCTCAGGCCCCGCAGACTCATTCAATGTAAGGATCGGCTCCTCAGTGTTCAACGGATTGAGTTATACAAAAAATGGGGATGAGTTCGAGATAACTTTGCCGTCGAGCGTTACTCTTCAAACGGGAATTTACTGGGCATCGGTCCAGGCGAGAATGGATTTCACGCCCGGCGGACAATGGGCCTGGGCAAATCGAGCCGCATTTCCGTCTTTGAGCGTAGCCCAATGGAAAAATCCGGGCGGCGGCTACTCCATCCCGCAGTGCGTGAACTTTGCCAATAGAGGAGCCGTCTGCGGCATAGATCCATCTTTCCCCGAACAAGCATTCCGCCTCGAAGGCTTCATCGTCACCGGAAGCTGCTCGACCCCAACCGCAACCAGCACACCAACGCCGACTGTTTCAGGAAGTCCTTCTTCGACGCCGACAAATACTGTCTCTTCAACGCCGACGACTACTCCAACGAGTACGCCTACCGCAACACCGACAATTCCGCCAATCGTGTTGACGATCAATTCGCTTAATGATCCTGGAAACGGGGTTTGTGATGACAATGAATGCACATTGCGTGAAGCGATCAATGCTGTTAATGAAAACGGTCCAGGCGAGGACTTTATTACGTTTGCCGGCTCTCTTTTCCCAGCACCTCAAGTCATAGAACTCCAAACCGCTTTGCCTTCGATCAATACTCCGATGGCACTACTCGGTCCGGGAGCGAACAAATTGACGGTGCGGCGTGCGGATGGTGCAGCGGATTTTTCCGTCTTTTCGATTGCGGGTGTATCGTCGAATGTCAGGCTCGAAGGGATGACCATCGCGAACGGGCGAGCGGAATATGGCGGCGGGATCGTCAGCTTCGGGAACTTAACGTTGAATTATGTGCATATCACCGGCAATTATGCATCAAATGTCGGAGGCGGTGTTCATCTTAGAGTCTTCTTTACTCCCATAAACGCCGTTTTCAACGGCTGCACGATCAGCGGCAACACGGCGGGCGATTTCGGCGGTGCCGGAATTGGCTTCTATGGCGAGAGTGGATCAAACTTAAAGATCCTCAACAGCACTATAAGTGCTAACAATTCGACGACCGGCGCGGGCGGAGGTATTCTGTTTTTTTCTGCCATTGACGAAAGCACACTGAATGTTGTGAACAGTACAATCGCCAATAATTCAGCGGGCACAGGTGGAGGTATTTATACAACTGCCAGTCCCGTTGATCAAGCAACAACTACATTGCGTAATACCATAATAGCTAACAATTCGCCCAATAATCTGAGTGCTTTTATACAACCGGAAGCAACGTATGTTTCTCAAGGCTTTAATTTGACGAACGATAACGGCGGCGGTTACCTAAACGCCACTGGTGACAAAATCAATGCCTTTCCACGCCTTGCTCCGCTAGGCAATTACGGCGGAACAACTCCAACACACGCCCTGCTGTCACGTAGTGATGCTCTCGACGCAGGCAATAATGCAGGTTCGGGCGTTATATATGACCAGCGATTGTCAATGAGGCCAAAGGATCTGGCATCCATCCCCAATGCGGCTGACGGAACTGATATCGGATCTTATGAGGCAGAAGGACTTCCAAGCCAAGCCTTATTTGACTACGACGGTGACAGCAAGACAGATATTTCGGTGTTTCGTCCGACGGATGGAGCTTGGTATATCCAGCAATCTCAGGCTGGGCTTTATGGAACTTTGTTTGGGTTTGGTTCGGACAAGATAGCTCCGGCTGACTATGATGGTGACGGGAAGACTGACATAGCTGTTTATAGGCCTTCGACTGGGATTTGGTATGTACTCAAGAGTTCGGATGGAACAGTCGAGTATTACGTGTTTGGGCTTGCAGAAGACTTGCCGACACCCGCTGATTATGATGGCGATGGAAAGGCTGATGTTTCTGTGTTTCGTCCATCGACCGGAACTTGGTATCGGCAGAACAGCTCAAATGGGTCGTTCTCCGGTATTCAATTCGGAGCAGGTGAAGACAAGCCGACAGTCGGAGACTTTGACGGCGACGGTAAGTCCGACATCGCGGTATTTAGGCCATCGTCCGGAGCGTGGTATCGGATAAACAGCGGCGACGGTTCGCTCTATGGCGAATTGTTTGGGTTTGGAACGGACATTATCGCGCCAGCAGACTACGACGGCGACGGCAAGACCGACCTTGGTGCATATCGAGCGACAGACGGCATCTGGTATCTGAAATATAGTTCGAATTCGGTTTACGACTACAAAGTCTTTGGGCTAGCCAGCGACATACCTGCGCCGGGTGATTTTGATGGTGACGGCAAAACTGATATCAATGTCTTCCGACCGTCAGACGGCACATGGTATCGCCAGAACAGTTCGAACGGAGCGTTCATCGCTTTCCAGTTCGGAGCAACCGGCGACAAGCCGACGATGACCGCGTTTAGGTATTAG
- a CDS encoding AAA family ATPase: MNTKHTLQYAEEPDLEGLVVVKKFNEWMAQVCSVPVSKLLFGQLWIEGEIAVLTGDPGAGKSLLAVQIAEAVARGKGYAGKITPEGVTLNDELACTSAAQKVLYINLKQSSKQFAMRYAEEHDPEDGETLKNPYKFSKNLHRVDIDIHCKVPDGYKTFDEILPLLVEKLAHKYKAKVVIIDSITYLHRSVYGYRETYAMMKGLHRIKTKRGISILVLARSSKYGSVRESAAGSCSALFSRFADSVFKLGTSRLDPSARYLKQMIVHSSEKIFDESRVASLMLKRLGGNFLGFEHYGYHAENDHKHQTSDDRLWPAIDKVKRLSDEGKSIREIAAELDIPRTTVHRYLQMWNKEIGAAMKRETFVREQYDPTKDKNHFPGHEEYDEAKNHPKFGLLYDPSIPDNDPQYRLLMREYGLIDNASYRASKAYEKTGITPKLIEDKQYAEFIKDVYDVGQFPPEIDADDADNEKDKDKDKDHSSSASSGSSAVNERHSRKGWPTVNEKGVPIDLTKLPQGVKHSLNAFDHDIWIETEDEYTGKPAIWYSFDSKGRLKKHVRDSLGVKSILIDKPDGPRNGIIWVDEDENDREEVD, encoded by the coding sequence ATGAACACGAAACACACATTACAATATGCAGAAGAGCCGGATCTTGAGGGTCTTGTCGTCGTCAAGAAATTTAACGAATGGATGGCGCAGGTATGTTCGGTGCCTGTGTCGAAGCTGCTTTTCGGGCAGTTGTGGATTGAGGGCGAGATCGCGGTGCTGACAGGCGATCCCGGAGCCGGAAAGAGCCTGCTCGCGGTGCAGATCGCCGAAGCCGTTGCACGCGGCAAAGGTTATGCCGGCAAGATCACGCCTGAAGGCGTAACTCTGAACGATGAGCTTGCGTGTACGTCGGCGGCGCAAAAGGTTCTATATATAAACCTGAAACAATCATCAAAACAATTCGCAATGCGATATGCCGAGGAGCACGATCCAGAGGACGGCGAGACTCTCAAAAACCCATACAAATTCTCAAAAAACCTTCACCGCGTGGACATCGACATCCATTGCAAAGTGCCGGACGGATATAAGACGTTTGACGAAATCCTGCCGCTGCTTGTTGAGAAGCTGGCACATAAATACAAAGCAAAAGTCGTCATCATCGACAGCATAACTTATTTGCACCGTTCGGTTTACGGCTACCGCGAGACGTACGCGATGATGAAGGGACTGCATCGCATAAAAACAAAGCGCGGCATCTCGATACTCGTGCTGGCGAGGTCGTCGAAGTACGGTTCGGTGCGTGAAAGTGCCGCCGGAAGCTGCTCGGCCTTGTTCAGCCGGTTTGCCGACAGCGTGTTTAAGCTGGGCACGAGCAGGCTCGATCCATCTGCAAGATATCTGAAACAAATGATCGTCCACAGCAGCGAAAAGATCTTTGACGAATCGCGCGTAGCATCGCTCATGCTCAAGCGGCTCGGCGGCAACTTTCTCGGCTTTGAGCATTACGGTTATCACGCTGAGAACGATCACAAACATCAGACGAGTGACGACCGGCTTTGGCCCGCGATCGATAAAGTAAAGAGATTGTCGGACGAAGGAAAAAGCATTCGAGAGATCGCTGCGGAACTCGATATTCCGAGAACGACCGTTCACCGCTATCTGCAAATGTGGAACAAAGAGATCGGCGCTGCTATGAAGCGGGAAACATTTGTACGCGAGCAATACGACCCGACAAAAGACAAAAACCATTTCCCCGGCCACGAAGAGTACGACGAAGCGAAGAACCACCCGAAATTCGGACTGCTTTACGACCCGAGCATTCCCGACAACGACCCGCAATACCGGCTGCTGATGCGCGAATACGGCCTCATCGACAACGCTTCTTATAGAGCAAGTAAGGCGTACGAAAAGACCGGCATCACTCCGAAGCTCATCGAAGACAAACAGTATGCGGAGTTTATAAAAGACGTTTATGATGTCGGTCAATTTCCGCCGGAGATAGACGCAGATGACGCAGATAACGAAAAAGACAAAGATAAAGACAAAGATCATTCTTCATCTGCGTCATCCGGGTCATCTGCGGTTAACGAACGTCATTCACGCAAAGGCTGGCCGACCGTCAATGAAAAAGGAGTGCCGATCGATCTGACTAAATTGCCCCAAGGGGTGAAACACTCGCTCAACGCCTTCGACCACGACATCTGGATCGAAACCGAGGACGAATACACCGGCAAACCGGCCATATGGTATTCGTTTGACTCGAAAGGCCGATTAAAAAAACACGTCCGCGACTCCTTGGGCGTCAAGAGCATCCTCATCGACAAACCCGACGGCCCACGTAACGGAATTATCTGGGTTGATGAAGACGAAAACGATCGTGAGGAGGTTGACTAG
- a CDS encoding VCBS repeat-containing protein: MFLKRSDKNIRFATYAFLALCLTAAAIFWSGIYSTTTSAQARSSVPTSNAAFATFPGSGFGDIPDGGAGCPQPGAPLTIAYEASGLSGVPTGISLSMTLGHPYMGDISATLYAPDGSSQILFERTGATAATAFGDNTNLGATYIFSDTAPAQPSGGWWQEAAARTTAEIMTAGTYRTTEPGSSTQTSPAPFTNLDAAFAGVADPNGTWSLIVTDGCAVDTGSVTASTLTISTGGPSQVQHVTDFNGDGKTDISVARNEGGTIVWYNYDGISNPPAGITYAFFGAAATDFIVPEDFDGDNKSDITVWRPGVAGSAGFYTLQSTNNTVRFEALGVENDDPAVVGDYDGDGKADPTVYSCPSVSGPDGQCYFHYRGSLNNPSGNVTSIPWGFGVDGDFFPLVGDFNGDGKNDFCIQRSNPSNLSQGQFILLLNSIGTVEYIDWGFSSDFLIPGDYDGDGKSDFCVRRTVGGFRNHYVLLRTGAGFFQQWGITGDVSVPGDYDGDGKTDIAVWRGSSTPGQTAFYILNSGNNSVRAFQWGQCPDASNCDYPPANWSVH; encoded by the coding sequence ATGTTTCTCAAAAGATCCGACAAGAACATTCGTTTTGCAACATATGCTTTTTTGGCATTATGTCTTACGGCTGCCGCCATTTTTTGGAGCGGCATTTATTCAACGACCACTTCGGCGCAGGCTCGATCAAGTGTGCCGACTTCCAATGCCGCGTTTGCAACATTTCCCGGATCGGGTTTCGGAGACATACCCGATGGCGGTGCAGGATGCCCTCAACCCGGTGCTCCCCTTACAATTGCTTATGAGGCTAGCGGCCTGAGCGGAGTTCCGACGGGTATCTCTCTTAGCATGACTTTGGGCCATCCATATATGGGAGATATCTCCGCGACACTATATGCACCTGACGGATCATCGCAAATACTCTTCGAACGAACCGGAGCGACCGCAGCCACTGCATTTGGCGACAATACTAATCTCGGTGCCACTTACATATTCTCGGACACCGCTCCCGCTCAACCAAGCGGAGGCTGGTGGCAGGAAGCGGCTGCTCGCACGACTGCTGAGATCATGACAGCGGGAACATACAGAACAACCGAGCCCGGAAGTTCTACGCAGACCAGTCCTGCTCCGTTCACTAACCTTGACGCCGCTTTTGCAGGAGTTGCTGACCCTAACGGAACATGGTCACTGATCGTAACGGACGGCTGTGCGGTCGATACCGGTTCAGTCACGGCTTCGACTCTCACGATCAGCACAGGCGGACCTTCGCAGGTCCAGCATGTGACAGATTTCAACGGCGACGGCAAGACTGATATCTCCGTTGCGAGAAATGAGGGCGGAACGATCGTCTGGTACAACTACGATGGCATCTCAAATCCTCCTGCCGGGATCACTTACGCCTTTTTCGGGGCGGCGGCAACGGATTTTATCGTTCCCGAAGATTTCGATGGCGACAATAAATCCGATATAACGGTCTGGCGTCCAGGTGTCGCAGGCTCTGCAGGGTTCTATACTCTACAGAGCACCAACAACACCGTGAGATTTGAGGCTCTTGGCGTCGAGAATGACGATCCTGCGGTCGTCGGTGACTATGACGGTGACGGCAAAGCCGATCCAACTGTCTATAGCTGTCCTTCGGTGTCGGGACCGGATGGCCAATGCTACTTCCATTACCGTGGCAGCCTGAATAATCCATCGGGCAACGTAACGTCAATACCATGGGGCTTTGGAGTTGACGGAGACTTTTTCCCGCTTGTCGGCGACTTTAATGGCGACGGCAAGAACGATTTCTGTATCCAACGGTCTAACCCCAGCAACCTGTCACAGGGACAATTTATTTTGCTTCTCAATTCCATTGGAACTGTCGAATATATCGACTGGGGATTCAGTTCGGACTTCCTCATTCCGGGTGATTACGATGGAGACGGAAAGTCCGATTTCTGTGTCCGCAGAACAGTTGGTGGATTTAGAAATCACTATGTTCTTTTGCGAACCGGAGCGGGCTTCTTCCAGCAGTGGGGAATCACGGGTGATGTGTCGGTTCCCGGCGACTATGACGGTGATGGCAAGACAGATATAGCAGTCTGGCGTGGAAGCTCGACACCGGGACAGACTGCTTTCTACATCCTCAATTCCGGAAACAACTCGGTTCGAGCGTTCCAATGGGGACAGTGCCCGGACGCCAGCAATTGCGACTATCCACCCGCAAATTGGTCAGTGCATTAA
- a CDS encoding DUF4286 family protein, protein MLIYEVTATVDSELTAEYEEYMTEQHIPDLLATGHFAAAFFAKNGLQYKMGYHVDSQEQLANYLANDAERLRAEVKDRFPTGIEFSRQVLEIVKLFPSP, encoded by the coding sequence ATGCTCATTTACGAAGTAACCGCAACCGTTGACAGCGAACTAACCGCCGAATACGAAGAGTATATGACCGAGCAGCATATTCCCGATCTGCTGGCGACCGGGCATTTTGCGGCCGCGTTTTTTGCGAAGAACGGTTTGCAGTACAAAATGGGGTATCACGTCGATTCTCAGGAACAGCTCGCCAACTATTTGGCCAATGATGCCGAGCGGCTTCGTGCCGAAGTTAAAGATCGTTTTCCAACCGGCATCGAATTCTCGCGTCAAGTGTTGGAGATCGTTAAATTATTTCCAAGCCCATAA